The sequence ggagagaaaactgtaagcgctagataatttttgaaaacatttgaccggagcaggcacgcgtatcaatgtcatgaccaagtttcataccaatcatgcaatatttgtgagcgtgagggcgagttaaaaaatgatttggggtcaaaatgtcgctctgactctcactctagaggagcagccttcacactctgatttttccaaaaatcaaaaactttgggtcgcttagaaagaagttgtggacaaaccataatacatattgacgtgctgtcttcactttaaaagagatcacggacgtatctacaaaatgaagtttgaatggcgtttctacataaggttatggcgacacagaaaatcctcaaaatagggtattttcaggatttactggttgcctcgtcccttGACGcaagacttgcacctggtgagctcgttagtgattttggggtcgttttttgctttttacgtcgccatggtaactccaaatcccaccaaaaataatagcacacctcccgggatcgagccgcacgttttgataccacttttgtgggtgggctcgcagcggtgcgagccgcattccggttgacggaagaagaagttaagaataactagaaaattcctgaagaaatttaactggggcctgccaaagtgtgcccgtcggtttggacccagcgttctgatgctaagaattagcatcaatgctaagcttaaaaacttcaaaagaacaatgtggagaatcacaagaatgttgactaacatggacatgcacgattaagcatgataatcagctcactagcatgttgtttatacttgacttacaccattaagtatactaaacatgggtAATAAGTccaaaaaatagctaatagcttatttaggctaaaaggctaatgctaatgaactgccttgctgcgcaaggcagttccctaacctgagagaaacagataatgcagaatcatatttttgcaccgcctgcggcggtgcCCTGACCCTAAATCatattaaggcttttattttgaaatttgcagaaaaattcattataaatgcccacactaatacaatgtgtaagagtgctttggataaaccagtcacataaagccaaaaagagcaaatacatgatgtaaaaattgccaaggcttttattttgaaatttgtgttaAGCTTCATTGGAATGGCCAAACTCATCCcttgtgtaacagtgattgtgttgaatcggttctataatgctcaaaacacaagtagttctaaaggccagctcagtcctcctctgtagtaactgacagttccaccatgttgtagttctaaccttcagtctttgtagttctaaagagcagctcaactgtcatgagaatgaaacacacagggagagatggaatcctaatagtttgaagcagttagtttttctgatcaaagcaggccaaacatatctttacctaagtgttgccaatagcatgtggggtatcattagaatgttttctgtaattgatttactccattcagtatatttaaaatgactaataagtaagtaaaatagctaatagtttatttaaggtaaaagtcttatcttaatgatctgccttgcgcagcaaggcagatccctaacctgagagaagaatataaagcattctaatattattgcatcgccttacggcgatgcattaacctgagggcaatatgaaggcttttattttgaaaaataaacataagcttcatattaaatgctcacactaatccaatgcctaacagtgtttgggttaaattccttatttactggcctaaacagccagtagttctaaatggaagctctgttttaactgagtgttagttagaactacagatatggtgttctgatagtcctatttattatcattaggtcaaaggttaatgccattgcactggcttgctgcgcaagccagtgccataacctgagaggaaaagataatataggcagagatttttgcagcgccttacggcgctgcactcacctgacagagatattggggcttttattgggaaatttccattaagctttatttaaaaattacacataatcctgtgtgtaacaatggtttgttaaaatctgttataaaatgcccaaaacacaagtagttataaaggccagctcattccaaagtgtcctcccatgaatcagctgctctgacctcatgtgttccgttgctatggtaatggatcagctgctaactgtcagtgtgtttgagacagaaaggggggaaaaaaattctatctttgtgagacacccagccaattaaaatggaaaaagcactccgaacaaacctttgccgttcaggaaccgtaatacatattcaaaaaccgtttgaagcgtataagagggctatttgtcgtctccgatagtaccgcaattcatatttttacctcattcacagtaattgcagtgatgagacaaaaaattgtgcagaaacttttcagaaatacatggaagtgaatcagggagagcgtcagttaccctgtcccataatttcactctgaagcaccttgacagaaaaccgtaaatgctagagaaatatcgaagacattttaccggagcaggcatgcgtatcaatgtcatgaccgagtttgataccaatcgggcgatatttgtgggcgtgacggcgatttcaaaatcgctttgggttcagaaatctgcttaaattctcactctactggagcggcagttggtttcagttatgctctgcgtttcggcagttggaaattttgctcgtttttcgctttttacgtcgccatcgtaagtccgattccttataaaagtaatagcacccctcccgggatcgagccgcacgttttgataccacttttgtgggtgggctcgcagcggtacgagccgcattaacggtaacggaagaataataaataatacgtattaaagaggcgttctattgggtgtagaacaataggtgcctgccatgcaatgcatggaggcagtgactgacttgcttcgcaagtcagtcactgctctccttatgcattgctatggggcaggccccaataataaagaggcgttctattgggtgtagaacaataggtgcctgccatgcaatgcatggaggcagtgactgacttgcttcgcaagtcagtcactgctctccttatgcattgctatgggcaggccccaataatttAATAAGGGTTAACACTAGAGGGCAGTATTGCACCAACATCACCAttgcaaaatctgaaataatatttcagcATTTGATCACTTAAGCACTTAAATCTCTTTAGCACATGTAAAGACTAAACCTGACATTTTGACATCCATGTATCTTTATTCAGAACCAATTACCTCCATCAGCCCCTCCACCACTGACACAGAAGCAGtctacaaagaaaagaaacgaGGATGGGAGATCAGGGCAGAAGGACACCGACAGCAGCAGGAGTAGCAGCGGCCCGGCAAGTTCCAACCCAAAACCCTCGACCCAGACGCAGAAAACGGATTCTATAGATGACCTGCTTGGAGGTCTGAGCTCGGACCTGGAGAAGATCGGTGTGCGCACCACAGCCAAAGGCCACTGTGCTGCATGCAACAAATGCATTGTTGGAAAGGTAAAAAGTGaacctttaaatttaaataaagtcaaaggagtcttttttcacttcatttGACTGTTGTTGTTTAGGTGATCACAGCTCTGGGTGAAGTGTGGCACCCTGAGCACTTTGTGTGTACGGTGTGTAAGAACGAGCTGAGCACAACAGGCTTCTTTGAGAGAGAGGGACGGCCGTACTGTGACAAAGACTACCATCAGCTCTTTTCTCCACGCTGCGCCTACTGCAAGGGGCCGATATTGCAGGTATATAATAAGAAACTCCAACTATGCAGTATTACACTTTATGTAAAGCATCTTAAATAACAAACTTAATCTCAgcttctctttttgtttcccGATTCATGTCCTAAATTGTCCATTACATCCATTAATCCACACAGTAAAATGTCGATGATTGCATGATGacatgttggatgtttttttgtttttgttttttttttgttttttcttggcCAAGACCACATGTTatgctaataaataaaaggaaaacccATACTGGTGGTTTTTCAAACTGGGATTACCTCATGCTACAGACCAAACACATTAATCAGAAACTAATGCAGCTTCCCTGCTGATTCCCTTCATGTGGCTCACGGTccatttttttggtgtttgttcACATTTAGCTACATGAGATGAGACAAACTTCAATAATCCCCATAGAAAGTAAAATAGAGATGtcatatttttggtgttttctttccaccagAACATCTTGACAGCTCTGGACCAAACTTGGCACCCGGAGCACTTCTTCTGCACACACTGCGGAGATCTGTTTGGGCCAGACGGTGAGATGTTTGGTAATTTATTTGCCTCAGcataaaaagtaatatttagcACACATGTCAGTGTATCCTGTATCTATCCAAGGCTTCCTGGAGAAGGATGGAAAACCATACTGCTGCAAGGACTTCTACCACCTTTTTGCTCCCAAATGCTCCGGCTGTGGGGAGTCCGTTAGAGAGAACTACCTGACTGCAGCCAATGGCACCTGGCATCCAGAGTGCTTCGTCTGCGCAGTGAGCCTCCAACACAGACCACACACACGGCTCCGGCTCACACACACAACTTTGAGAATAAATGAGACAGATACCCACACACTTGCTTTGTTTGCATCAGTTTGACCACAGGGCTGATGCAAACCATATGTATGATGAAAATGTTGCAGTGGAAATGTTGCAGATAAATCAGGGAAACCATGTTCTCTCTGTGTGGGTATCTTCTGTATCTTCTTCAAAGCCACCGCTGTGTAGAGCAGTCGATCAAATTCGGTTCCGTCTGCTGCTGCACTTCTCTCTTTACTCCATCAGCCGCATTTGAAGATATTAATTGCGCAGAGTTCTGAAAGCTTATCAGAGGTAAAAATGGCACctttatgtctttttctttttggtctaCAAGTgagttattattatatttttttacaatctaGGACATTTAACAACTTAAGCCCATGAATATAATCCCAATAAATGTGAATATATACAGTGTGATACAATGAAATTTGTGCAGTACAGTTCAACTAAAAAACAAGCAtatctgttaaaagaaaaaaaattatacaaggAGCAATAACATAGTTGAATAAGTGTGGACTCTTAAACTATAACTTTGTTGAGTACCTTTCAGCACTCTTTCTGCTTTAGTAGAAGTTCATTTGCATTCCACATCTTAACTGGAGTTAATAGTTTGATAGGGTGGGGTAACTTTCACAGAACAGAGTGAGCAAACTGGCAAAAGTTGTCCAACCCTGTCAGACTAAGTGAACATGTCTTATTCATAGCCCTCAAAGTTTCTGTCAAACTGTTTTTGACTTTGGCTTTGCAATAACATGCTTAACTTTACTTCCATGAAGTCTTCTAGGTATGCTTGGAAATACAGTGatgaagaaaaattacattattcTAGCCAGTAACAGAATGCGTTGGATCAATACTGACTTACATTTGCCACAATGCATGTTTGTCAAAAAACCCATTTCCTTTTGAAGAAACGTAACTCCAGACTATGATGCTGCCGTCACCAGAGTTCACCTTagtctttgtgttctttttgtaatatttagtgttttgcattttggatttgttccaacaaaaaaaaaaacaaacaaaaaaaaaaaaaaaacttacatctAGATGTTCACTTTAGAAGAAAGCTTTATGTTTAACAGCTCCTCTCCTGTGTTgagaacagattttatttgcgcatttaaaaacaaaaccagtacTTGGCAGAAATTCGTGCAGCTCCTTAACATTCGTACAATGTGATCTTCTGGAGCCTTTGTTCCCTCTCTACAGGCTATGGCTTTAACTACAAGTTGCAAATCAGCAAATGTTGGGAAGATTTTGCTGGGACAGCTGGACTTTATTAGTGATGAATCACATTCACTATAATTGATGTTAGGCATTTACCCAATAAGACTGAAGAGTGGAGTTAGGTACTTCAATAGAGTTCGAGCTTCAGGGCATACACACTTATGCAACCTCTGCACCACCAACTCCAGCTTAACAATATCAGTTTACCATCCAATAATTAATTATCAAAGATTACAGGGtccttaaaaaaacatgaaactgaattTAGGAACTCAACAGGATATTTACTTCCTAGCTCCAGAATAACTTGGTGGTGTGCCCAGACTGGATAATGTAAACAACCAAACACCTTATTAGAGCCAACCTTCTTATAAATAACAGGTTCTTTTGTAAGACAAAGCTGTTAACAATATGTTCTCAGTGTTAATCCCAct comes from Gambusia affinis linkage group LG10, SWU_Gaff_1.0, whole genome shotgun sequence and encodes:
- the lpxn gene encoding leupaxin, which translates into the protein MRNKACYPRDKTAVKKKSTHTQVLRAGNNMDELDLLLEELALSPTTASNSLRESTTAAGGQAPAAILARDKKEEKNSTSSDVYSDLPAPVAAALPPDSPTLELESILQDLMGLAEENQLPPSAPPPLTQKQSTKKRNEDGRSGQKDTDSSRSSSGPASSNPKPSTQTQKTDSIDDLLGGLSSDLEKIGVRTTAKGHCAACNKCIVGKVITALGEVWHPEHFVCTVCKNELSTTGFFEREGRPYCDKDYHQLFSPRCAYCKGPILQNILTALDQTWHPEHFFCTHCGDLFGPDGFLEKDGKPYCCKDFYHLFAPKCSGCGESVRENYLTAANGTWHPECFVCADCLKPFSDGCFMELDGRPLCSIHFHSRQGTLCGGCGKPITGRCISALDRKFHPEHFVCAFCLRQLSHGIFKEQNGKPYCTACFNKLFL